In Prunus dulcis chromosome 1, ALMONDv2, whole genome shotgun sequence, the following are encoded in one genomic region:
- the LOC117619114 gene encoding uncharacterized protein LOC117619114 — protein sequence MRGEWNGLQALILNDCPYAYYVHCLAHRLQLALIASSREVIHVHHFFTKLTSIVNIVGTSCKRNDELKNAQAAEIEHMIAIDELETGKGMNQIGTLQRAGDTRWGTHLKSITSLVNMFSATCIVLINIIDNGTTYSQRGDANAAYEAMTSYEFIFILHLMKELMEITNDLCQALQCQSQDIINAMNLVTSTKALIQELRDDGWDFLLTKVHYYMIDIFYATIDSQLQELNSRFSDQTTELLIMGSALDPREVNKSFRIDDICQLVDKFYPQDFEDHEKIARRSTTYPLVYRVVMLVLTLPVSTATAKRSFSAMRIVKTRLRNKMEDEFSQTL from the exons ATGCGAGGTGAATGGAATGGGttacaagctttgattttgaatgaTTGTCCATATGCTTACTATGTTCATTGTTTAGCACATCGATTACAATTGGCATTAATTGCATCATCAAGAGAAGTTATTCATGTTCACCACTTTTTCACTAAATTGACTTCTATTGTCAATATTGTTGGTACTTCATGCAAGCGTAATGATGAACTGAAAAATGCTCAAGCTGCTGAAATTGAGCACATGATTGCAATTGATGAGCTCGAGACTGGGAAAGGAATGAACCAAATTGGCACCTTACAACGTGCTGGTGATACTCGTTGGGGTACTCATTTGAAATCAATTACTAGCTTGGTAAATATGTTTAGTGCAACATGCATAGttctaattaatataattgatAACGGAACTACTTATTCTCAACGAGGAGATGCTAATGCAGCTTATGAGGCAATGACTTCATATGAATTTATCTTTATCTTACATCTTATGAAAGAACTTATGGAGATCACTAATGATCTTTGTCAAGCTTTGCAATGTCAATCTCAAGACATCATAAATGCCATGAATCTTGTTACTTCCACTAAAGCACTGATCCAAGAATTAAGAGATGATGGATGGGATTTTTTGCTTACCAAGGTGCATTATTATATGATAGATATTTTTTATGCTACAATAGATTCTCAACTTCAAGAATTAAATAGCAGATTTAGTGATCAAACAACAGAGCTGCTTATTATGGGGTCGGCTTTGGATCCTCGTGAAGTGAATAAATCTTTTAGGATTGATGATATTTGTCAATTGGTAGATAAGTTCTATCCACAAGACTTTGAAGATCATGAGAAGATAG CTAGAAGATCAACGACATATCCACTTGTTTATAGAGTGGTTATGCTTGTGCTTACTCTTCCTGTTTCTACAGCAACTGCAAAGCGATCATTTTCTGCTATGCGTATAGTAAAAACTAGGCTCCGTAACAAGATGGAAGACGAATTCTCACAGACTCTTTGA